The nucleotide sequence AGGAGAAATTATTATCCCCTCCTCCCTTCGTGATGCCTGTCAACATCTACTTGCCAATCTGAGCCTCCTCCTTCCAGATTATGAATGTAATCTTATAGTAGTAACATCACCCCAGCCGGAAGAGGGAAAATCCACAGTGAGTTTGAATTTGGCAAAAACGGCGGCGAAAATGGGAAAAAGGGTAATATTAGTAGATGCCAACTTGAGGTTGCCGCGACTCCATCAGCTGGCGGGTGTAGAAAATGAGATGGGATTGAGAAACATCCTCGCTGGTGAGACGAAATGGGAAGAGGTTATAATACCGATGGGCAAAAATCTCTCCCTGATAACAGCAGGAGGGGAAACCAATGGGGTAAACCAGCAAGATGGTTTCTTTCCCTTCCTTTCCACTTCCCTTTCCAGATGGGTGGGAGAGGTTAAGGCTTGTGGCAAATTCGATTTAGTGATTTACGACACCCCCGCCTTCCTCAACTTTTTTGAGACGAAAATCATCGCCTCCCACTGTGACGGCATCTTACTAGTAATGAGGATGGGGAAAAGCCAATACAATCACCTGACGCAGGTGTGCGAACAATTACGTCTTGCCAATGCTAGACTGCTGGGTATAGTGGCCAATGGTGTTAATTAACATGTTAATCAAGACAACACCCCCACCGCCGTTTTCAGTCTATCGCTGATTCTCCTTAAAACCCCATTAATAAAACGATAACCGTCTTCCCCCGAATACTGTTTAGCGATTTCCACCGCTTCGTCTATAGCTACTTGGTGCTCCAAATGTAGATAAGCCATTTCTGCCGTGGCGACTCGGAGGATGTCAGCATCAATTTGGGTTAATCTATTAAGGGACCAACCTTCCATCACTTCATCAATAAGTTGATTAATTTCCCGTTTATGGGCCTGCACACAGTTTATAATTTCAACAGCATATTCTCTTACCTCCTGCTGATTGCATAGTTGTACAAATTCTGGAATTTCTAACACATCTCCGAGACGATTAATAGCCTTTTGTGTCATGGAGATAGCATCTTCCAGCATGGCACGGGCGGTGGCTATATTAGCGGCACGAGTTTCACTTTTCAGTAAATGCTCATAACTGCGATTTAATTCTTCTGAGGCATTTTCCAGGGTTTGTTCAACTTCTGCCGTTAGGGTTCTAGTGGCGGCTAAAATTAAATCATGGATGTCTAGTTCCTTCTTTTCTGATTTACTCCTAATTTGACTTAGACTTAGCAATGCCAAAATTCTTGCACTGCGGCGGGGTTGTTGACGATGTGCCATGGTTTTAGTAGGAATCAAAAAACTTCCCGAGCCGTATTACTATTGTCCAACTTTTAGGGCTAATTGTCAACCTCAATTGAGTTTTCTTTATGTTCAAATAGTTGTAGCAGCTTGAATAAATTTACCTTGGTTTCTGCTGTGGTTTCCCCAAGCAATCCTGCTATTTCTTGCGCCACTTTCATCTGATTATGGACCACTTGATTCACCTGTTTAATGACTTCTTCTTGCATCTTGGCGATTTCTTTTTTTCGTCTGACTTCTTCTGTTAAATCGATGAGAATACACAAGATCAAATCTTGTTCAGGAATGGGGTAGATAAATTCTCGGACAAAGATTTCCGCTTTAGGGTATTCCCTAATTTCATTTTCAATCACTGTTTGTTTTTCCCAGGCAGTTTTCAAGGGGGCAATATCTCCCAAAATATTAACAGCTTCTTCCCCTCTAATATGACAGCTGGGAAGTTTAAAAAGGGAACAAAAGGCGGGATTGACCAACTGAATTATGAACTGAGAATTGACAGCAAGAAGGGCGTTAGGATGGTATTCCCAAGCCAGTTGGTAAAGATAACAGAGATTAGTTATAGACATAGTAGTTCAAATCCAATCTTCTCTATCTTGTTCTGCATTTATTTTATTACAATAAATAGACTGAGGCTGATGCAATTTGCGGGCGGTGGCGAATAATTCTTCTTCAGTCATGCCCCATTGTTGTAAAATAAAATCCAAATCCCTTTGAATATCCCTTGCACCGGGGAAACCCTGATAACGAATTTTTAGTCTAGCCACCTCTGCTATGTTGTAATCAGTTTTGCCCTCCGCCTTGATCATATCAATAATCTTACGATCTTCCGGGGCCAAAGGGTGTTTTTGCTCCAGAGTCATGGTATTTTTATTGTGACCTGATAGTGGGTGGGATATGCAGTCTTATTGTCTATTCGCACCGGCGAAAATAAACCTCCATTTAGAGATTATAGGGGATAGGCCAGACGGATACCATGAACTGGTAATGGTAATGCAAAGTGTGAGTCTGGGGGATATTATCAGAATTAGAGCCAACGGCAGAGAGGAAATTCGTCTATTTTGTAACCACCCCCAAGTGCCACTGGATAACACCAACTTAGCATACAAGGCCGCCCGGAGAATGCAACAAGAATATCCCGCAGCCAGTGCCCTAGGAGGGGGGGTAGATATTACCATAGAGAAGAACATACCCGTGGCAGCAGGTTTAGCGGGAGGCTCAACAGATGCCGCGGCGGTGTTGGTAGGGATTAACCTGCTGTGGAAGCTGGGTCTAACTGTGCCAGAATTGCAACAAATTGGCGCCACCCTTGGTTCGGATGTGCCATTTTGTATTTCAGGAGGTACTGCACTCGCCACCGGGAGGGGGGAAAAAATTGAACCCCTACCAGATTTACAAAACCTGTGGGTGATACTAGCGAAGTATGAGAGTTTAAGTGTGTCCACTCCTTGGGCCTACAAAACCTATCGGGAGAAGTATAGCCGCCAATATCTATCCAATCCAGAAGATATCCAAAGACGCACCCATCAAATCCACAGTGGGGATTTGGTAAAGGCCATCAGCCAAAACAATGCCCGGCAAATAGGGGCTCTATTGTACAATGACCTAGAAAAAGTGGTCTTGCCCGCCTATCCTGCCGTAGCGGAGCTCATAGAGGCCTTTAGGCGCAAAAATGTGTTGGGGTGCATCATGTCTGGCTCAGGTCCAACTGTCTTTGCCTTGTGTGAGAGTCAATCCCAGGGGGAAGAGGTAATCAGTCAGGTAACAGCAGAAATAAACAACCCCGATTTACACTGCTGGTTAGCCCAGGTGTGTCCTCATGGTATCATAACAGTGCAAAACTAGGCATTATGGATTTTGTTTTCTTCTCCAAGCTACTCCCCTTATTCCTATATCCCCTTGGGTTGGCTTGTCTTCTTTTGGCAGTTTCCCTCCTGTTGTGGTGGTGGAAATTGTCTCGTTGGTTTCCCCTACCCGTGGTTGTAGCACTTGCCCTGTTGTGGTTAGCCGGTAACGAGGGAGTGAGTAACCTGCTAGTGACATCTTTAGAATGGCAATACATCAATAGCCCCGATACTATCCCCCCAGCCGAGGCTATTGTCATTTTAGGAGGAGGAGTCAAACCCCCCGTCTATCCCCGCTTTATGCCAGACTTGGCCGAATCAGGGGACCGTGTTATATATGGCGCTCAACTGTATCACCTGAAAAAAGCCCCCCTAATAGTAGTAACTGGTGGCAGGATTCCCTGGAAGGAAGGAGGAAGCCAATACCTTTCAGAGGCTGATGACATGGCAAACCTCCTACAAATGTTAAACATCCCCCAACAAGTTATCCTCAAAGAAGGCAAATCTTTAAATACCTACCAGAATGCCATCTACACCAGAGAAATCCTCCAAAAAAGAGGCATTTTTCGCATTATACTAGTTACCTCAGCCCTTCACATGCCTAGAGCGGTGAAAATCTTTGAAAAACAGGGCTTCGAGGTGCTTCCCGCCCCTACCGACTACCTGGTTACTATCCAAGACTTATCCCCTGAAAGACACACCTGGCAAAACCTCATGGTTGGCTTCTTCCCCGACGCGGAGTATTTCTACAAAACCAGCCTTGCACTAAAAGAATACATTGGTATCCTCATCTACAAACTACAAGGCTATCTGTGATAGTAAACCCGATAACCACATCCCTTAACCCAAAACTTGCAACCTGAAAAAGGGAAAAACCGTCAACAGGCTTCAGATTGGCAAAAAAGGAAGAAATCCACCATGAATACCAATGCCCCCTCCTTCGCCACCGCCTTATTTATGGCACTCACCCTCACAGCTGGTGGTAATATGCCCCTAATAGTAGCCGGGTTGAACACACCAGTATTGGCCCAGAATGTCCAGTTTACAGACGTGCCTGACAACCACTGGGCGGCAGCCTTTATCAGAGAATTAGTAGCAAGGGGTATTATAGCCGGCTTTCCTGATGGCACTTTTCGCCCAGAAGCCCCAGTCACCCGTGCCCAGTTTGCTGCCATGGTACAAAAGGCCCTCCCCAAGAAACCTATCCGTCCTACGGCACGCTTCAACGATGTTCCCAATAATTACTGGGGGGTGACGGCTATCAATAACGCCTATGCCATGGGATTCCTGTCAGGGTATCCCGGTGGCCTGTTTCGTCCGGAACAAAATATACCCAGAGAACAGGTTTTGGTATCCTTAGCCAATGGTTTAAATTATACCCCATCGGGGAACGTCAACAACACCCTCAACTTTTTCCTGGATGCCGGTAGTATTTCCAATTTTGCCCGTACTCCCATCGCTGCAGCCACCGAAAAACGACTGGTGGTAAACTTCCCTGACACCCGGAGACTCAATCCCACCCGCAACGCCACCCGCGCCGAGGTGGCAGCCTTTATTTATCAGGCATTGGTAGCAGAAGGGAGGACAACTGCCATTAACTCCCCCTATATAGTAACCCTGACTCAAACCCCCGTGGTCAGAAATAATACCATCCCTGCCGGCACCCTCATCCCAGTAGTCTATGATAAGGCAGAGAAAATACTGGTGACGAAGACAGAAAGTGTGCCCCTTGACTTAACTGTAGCTCAAGACATCAGAAATGCTAGTGGTGCTGTAGTTGTCCCCAGGGGAAGTATAATAAGGGGGGGATTACGTCCTTTCGGTAACGGTACTCGGTTTGTAGCACAAGAGCTAGAACTAGTCAATGGACGACGGTATCGTCTCGAGGCGACTTCCAATGTGGTTACGGAAACAGAAACGGTTTCTAGGGGGGTGAATGTAGGTAATCTCATAGCCAATGCCGCTATTGGCACGGCCGCTGCCGCCGCCATCGCCGCCATAACCGGGGATAAGAGGGTTACCACTGAGGAGTTGTTACTGGGGGCGGGCGCCGGTATCCTTGCCACCTTAATCCCACAATTTTTGGGTCTAAATCGGGTAGATTTAATAGTGGTAAAACCTGGCAAAAACCTCAATGTCAGCCTCAATAGTGACCTGGTGTTATAACCAGGGTTTGGTGTTATAAATTTGGGGGGTTTTTACTCCTTGTTTAATCCCCCTTGTCAGCCACCAATGGAAGAGGTATTGTACAACATATCCCCAGGCGTGGGAATGTAATGGTGACGGAAAAACAGCGGAATTTGGTGACCATAAAAGAAGCGAGTAAATGGGCATCAAAATATCTGAACAGGAGGGTAACAGTTTCTAATATCTACTATCTACTTCAATATGGAAGAATAAGCAAGTATGGAGCAGATAATACTACTCTCATAGATCTAGACGATCTAAAAAGCTATTATGACTCTTTAAACCACAAAAAAAATTACTGGGAGAAAGTATTAGGAAAGCTGAACTGGAAACTGGCCTTTAGTGAATATAAAGAAAGTGAGAGAACTAAACATGTTCATGGATTACATCCCTACAAGGGCAAATTTATTCCTCAGTTAGTAGAGTATTTTATTGACCCTCATACTGATGAATTCAAAAAAGAGATTTATTTTTATCCTGGAGATATTGTTTTGGACCCCTTCTGCGGCTCTGGTACAACTTTGGTTCAAGCTAATGAACTAGGAATACATGCCATTGGAGTTGATGTGTCCTTTTTTAACACGTTAATTTCTAAAATAAAAGTTGCCAATTATAATCTTTTGGAAGTAACTAGAGCCATCTATGAACTTACCCGGAGTCTGAAAGGCTTTCAAGGTAGTACGCCTAACAGGAAATTTGAATCTGAATTATCCCTTGAACTCTCCTGGTTTAATGCTAAATATTTTCCCTCACCAGAGTTCAAAATAAAGGTTGTAAATCGGGAGGTTAATGAAGATGAATATGGGCGAGAAAAAGAACAGGAGTTTCAGATTATATACAATAAACTTTTGGAAAAATACAACATCAGATTAAAACAAGATAACCCCAAAAGTTTTTTGGAGAAGTGGTATCTGCTTCCTGTGAGAGAGGAGTTGGATTTCCTGGCAGGAGAAATTAAAAACATGAGTGAAGGTATTATTAAGGATTTACTGATGGTAATATTAAGCAGAACTGCCCGCTCATGCAGGGCCACAACTCATGTCGATTTGGCAACATTAAAAAACCCCGTGTTTAATCCATACTATTGTAGAAAACACAAAAAGATATGCAAGCCCATATTTTCCATTTTAGATTGGTGGGAAAAATATACCAAAGACAGTCTAAGGAGACTAAAAGAATTTCAAAAAGTGCGCACTAATACCTTCCAGATTTGTATTGGAGGAGATAGTAGAACAATTGATATTTATGGGGAAATAAAAAAAATAAATCCTGACTTTGCCCAGTTGGTTCAAAACAAGAAAATTAAAGGAATTTTCACCAGTCCCCCTTATGTCGGACTAATTGACTACCACGAACAACATGCCTATGCCTATGAAATTTTTGGCTTTGAAAGAAAAGACGAACTAGAAATAGGACCTCTTCATAGAGGACGGGGAGAAGAGGCAAAAAAATCTTATGTTGTGGCAATAGCAGAGGTTTTAAAAAACAGTAAGAAATACTTACAAGATGACTATAATGTGTTTTTAATAGCCAACGATAAGTTTAATCTTTATCCCAAAATAGCTGATATTGCTGGGATGAGAATCGTCAATGAGTTTAAACGTCCGGTTTTGTGTCGTGTGGAAAAAGATAGAGAAAATCCCTACGGCGAATCCATTTTCCATCTGAAGGAGAAATAGAGATAATTCTATTTACATTTTTGAGCCTGTAGCCGAGGTTTTAGCTAGGAAAAAATTTGCCTATTCGCACTACCATAAGTGGTTCAAAAGCCCAATAAAGGGGAGAAATAGAGAGGGCATGTGTTTGAAATAAAAACAGCAAAGGCGAACAAAAGTGGATTTCCGTCACATCCTGTATTGGAACACCCTACAATCCCCAAAAACCAAAACCTGATAAAAGATGGAGTCTAGAAGAGAGCTCAGATACAAGGAAAAGAATTCTGGGATTTTTTGGCGGGCAATAGCGCCTACGAGGACATTTTAAACTGTTTTGAGAGGATAGGACAACAATTGACACCAGAAATAAATAAATACTTCTCGGGATTCGACAGTTACCTGGTGTTGTAACCATGAGTTGGTGTAATAAATGCGGGGGGTGTTTGCTTCTTGTTTACCTTGTTTACCCCCCTGAATATAACCCTAAATAATTCCTTGGTGTTATGAAGCGGAAGGAGTTGTATTATGCACAGGATGTTTGGAAGAAAAACTCGGGCGGGAGGCCATCACATAGGCTAACAGGGCAAATATTACAGAAACCACATAGCTGAAGTCTAGCCCCAATAGATAGTGAGAGATAAGCCAAGTGGCAGCACCGGTTATAATGGCCGCCTTAGCCGACAGGGCATTGCCTAGGGGA is from Geminocystis sp. M7585_C2015_104 and encodes:
- the nusB gene encoding transcription antitermination protein NusB encodes the protein MAHRQQPRRSARILALLSLSQIRSKSEKKELDIHDLILAATRTLTAEVEQTLENASEELNRSYEHLLKSETRAANIATARAMLEDAISMTQKAINRLGDVLEIPEFVQLCNQQEVREYAVEIINCVQAHKREINQLIDEVMEGWSLNRLTQIDADILRVATAEMAYLHLEHQVAIDEAVEIAKQYSGEDGYRFINGVLRRISDRLKTAVGVLS
- a CDS encoding DUF3288 family protein translates to MTLEQKHPLAPEDRKIIDMIKAEGKTDYNIAEVARLKIRYQGFPGARDIQRDLDFILQQWGMTEEELFATARKLHQPQSIYCNKINAEQDREDWI
- a CDS encoding 4-(cytidine 5'-diphospho)-2-C-methyl-D-erythritol kinase, encoding MQSYCLFAPAKINLHLEIIGDRPDGYHELVMVMQSVSLGDIIRIRANGREEIRLFCNHPQVPLDNTNLAYKAARRMQQEYPAASALGGGVDITIEKNIPVAAGLAGGSTDAAAVLVGINLLWKLGLTVPELQQIGATLGSDVPFCISGGTALATGRGEKIEPLPDLQNLWVILAKYESLSVSTPWAYKTYREKYSRQYLSNPEDIQRRTHQIHSGDLVKAISQNNARQIGALLYNDLEKVVLPAYPAVAELIEAFRRKNVLGCIMSGSGPTVFALCESQSQGEEVISQVTAEINNPDLHCWLAQVCPHGIITVQN
- a CDS encoding YdcF family protein, with product MDFVFFSKLLPLFLYPLGLACLLLAVSLLLWWWKLSRWFPLPVVVALALLWLAGNEGVSNLLVTSLEWQYINSPDTIPPAEAIVILGGGVKPPVYPRFMPDLAESGDRVIYGAQLYHLKKAPLIVVTGGRIPWKEGGSQYLSEADDMANLLQMLNIPQQVILKEGKSLNTYQNAIYTREILQKRGIFRIILVTSALHMPRAVKIFEKQGFEVLPAPTDYLVTIQDLSPERHTWQNLMVGFFPDAEYFYKTSLALKEYIGILIYKLQGYL
- a CDS encoding S-layer homology domain-containing protein, which codes for MNTNAPSFATALFMALTLTAGGNMPLIVAGLNTPVLAQNVQFTDVPDNHWAAAFIRELVARGIIAGFPDGTFRPEAPVTRAQFAAMVQKALPKKPIRPTARFNDVPNNYWGVTAINNAYAMGFLSGYPGGLFRPEQNIPREQVLVSLANGLNYTPSGNVNNTLNFFLDAGSISNFARTPIAAATEKRLVVNFPDTRRLNPTRNATRAEVAAFIYQALVAEGRTTAINSPYIVTLTQTPVVRNNTIPAGTLIPVVYDKAEKILVTKTESVPLDLTVAQDIRNASGAVVVPRGSIIRGGLRPFGNGTRFVAQELELVNGRRYRLEATSNVVTETETVSRGVNVGNLIANAAIGTAAAAAIAAITGDKRVTTEELLLGAGAGILATLIPQFLGLNRVDLIVVKPGKNLNVSLNSDLVL
- a CDS encoding site-specific DNA-methyltransferase — its product is MVTEKQRNLVTIKEASKWASKYLNRRVTVSNIYYLLQYGRISKYGADNTTLIDLDDLKSYYDSLNHKKNYWEKVLGKLNWKLAFSEYKESERTKHVHGLHPYKGKFIPQLVEYFIDPHTDEFKKEIYFYPGDIVLDPFCGSGTTLVQANELGIHAIGVDVSFFNTLISKIKVANYNLLEVTRAIYELTRSLKGFQGSTPNRKFESELSLELSWFNAKYFPSPEFKIKVVNREVNEDEYGREKEQEFQIIYNKLLEKYNIRLKQDNPKSFLEKWYLLPVREELDFLAGEIKNMSEGIIKDLLMVILSRTARSCRATTHVDLATLKNPVFNPYYCRKHKKICKPIFSILDWWEKYTKDSLRRLKEFQKVRTNTFQICIGGDSRTIDIYGEIKKINPDFAQLVQNKKIKGIFTSPPYVGLIDYHEQHAYAYEIFGFERKDELEIGPLHRGRGEEAKKSYVVAIAEVLKNSKKYLQDDYNVFLIANDKFNLYPKIADIAGMRIVNEFKRPVLCRVEKDRENPYGESIFHLKEK